A window of Palaemon carinicauda isolate YSFRI2023 chromosome 27, ASM3689809v2, whole genome shotgun sequence contains these coding sequences:
- the LOC137620892 gene encoding uncharacterized protein, which yields MWTGGEKWQETVKLGQRDIKRVSSFKYLGSIMSENGHLDVEVSHRIECARMNWRKSSGILCDWRISAKVKRNFYKSVVRPAMRYGAETWPIKIEQERNMEVAEMRMPRWMCGHKKDNIRNELSEGQSIRGFKENSGMKTEMVWSCHEERKSPRM from the coding sequence ATGTGGACAGGTGGAGAGAAATGGCAGGAAACAGTGAAATTAGGCCAAAGGGACATAaagagggttagctccttcaaataTCTTGGTTCCATTATGAGTGAAAATGGACACCTTGATGTAGAAGTCAGTCATAGAATTGAGTGTGCACGGATGAACTGGAGAAAGTCTTCAGGGATACTTTGTGATTGGAGAATCAGTGCAAAGGTTAAAAGGAATTTTTATAAAAGTGTTGTTAGACCAGCTATGCGTTATGGGGCAGAGACTTGGCCGATAAAGATAGAGCAAGAAAGAAATATGgaagtggcagagatgagaatgccgagATGGATGTGTGGTCACAAAAAAGATAACATCCGGAATGAATTATCTGAGGGACAAAGtattagaggtttcaaagaaaACTCTGGAATGaaaactgaaatggtttggtcatgtcatgaggagagaaaATCGCCACGTATGTAA